Proteins from one Impatiens glandulifera chromosome 2, dImpGla2.1, whole genome shotgun sequence genomic window:
- the LOC124925681 gene encoding probable alpha,alpha-trehalose-phosphate synthase [UDP-forming] 10: MASRSCANLLDFASEGLLDIPSTPRTLPRVLTVPGIISDFDSESDVSSSSSRERMIIVTNFLPLHAQRDVQTGKLCFSFDEDSLYLQLKDGLSPEAEVIYVGSLKVDVDISEQDQVSQNLLDNFNSVPTFLPHDLHKKFYHGFCKKQLWPLFHYMLPMCPDRGDRFDRHLWKAYVSANKLFADKVMEVINPEEDFVWLHDYHLMVLPTFLRKRYNRVKLGFFLHGPFPSSEIYRTLPVRDEILKGLLNCDLIGFQTFDYARHFLSCCSRMLGLDYESKRGHIGLDYFGRTVYIKILPVGIHMGRLESVMNLTSTSIRVRELQEQFKGKKMIIGVDDMDIFKGISLKLLAFEQLLYVHQELQGKLVLVQIVNPARSSGKDVQDTMKETYTTAKRINDKFSSSDYVPVILIDRPVARYEKTAYYAVAECCIVNAVRDGMNLVPYKYIVCRQGMMDDKRRTSMIVVSEFVGCSPSLSGAIRVNPWDIDSVAEALYLAITTPDSEKQLRHEKHYQYVSSHDVAYWARSFVVDLERSCKNHYAKRYWGIGLGLGFRLVALSPNFRKLAIDHIVSAYKRTSKRAIFLDYDGTLIPQNSINMRPSAEIIDALNTLCNDKKNTVFIVSGRGKSSLSEWLDPCERLGIAAEHGYFVRWSRNSEWECSMSSVDLEWKEIVEPVMKSYTEATDGSSIEAKETALVWHHQEADPDFGSCQAKELVDHLDNVLANEPAVVYKGQNIVEVKPQGISKGLVAEKVLSTISNDGTPPGFVMCIGDDKSDEDMFQGILGNVSEASLSTTPQEIFACTVGRKPSKAKYYLDDVADVVRLLKGLANVSGPKPVQLAEFKVLFDSAC; the protein is encoded by the exons ATGGCATCGAGATCATGTGCAAATCTTTTGGATTTCGCTAGCGAGGGTTTACTAGACATTCCATCTACTCCTAGAACACTTCCGCGGGTCCTGACCGTGCCTGGAATCATATCTGATTTCGATAGTGAATCAGACGTTTCTTCATCCTCTTCTCGTGAGAGGATGATTATCGTCACCAATTTCCTTCCTCTACATGCCCAGAGGGATGTCCAAACAGGCAAATTATGCTTCAGTTTCGATGAGGATTCACTGTATTTACAATTGAAGGACGGTTTATCACCAGAGGCTGAGGTCATTTACGTCGGTTCTCTCAAGGTCGATGTAGATATTTCGGAACAAGATCAAGTTTCTCAGAACCTCCTCGATAATTTTAACTCTGTACCGACCTTCCTTCCTCATGATCTTCATAAAAAGTTCTATCACGGCTTCTGTAAGAAACAGTTATGGCCTCTCTTTCATTATATGCTTCCTATGTGTCCAGATCGTGGCGATCGCTTTGATCGCCACCTCTGGAAGGCATACGTATCCGCAAATAAATTATTTGCTGATAAAGTTATGGAGGTAATCAATCCCGAAGAGGATTTCGTATGGCTTCACGATTATCACCTCATGGTTCTTCCTACTTTCTTAAGGAAGAGATACAATAGAGTCAAGTTAGGATTCTTCCTTCACGGTCCATTCCCTTCATCCGAGATATACAGAACTCTTCCAGTTAGAGATGAGATTCTTAAAGGATTACTCAACTGCGATCTTATTGGTTTCCAAACATTTGATTACGCTCGTCACTTCTTGTCTTGCTGTAGTAGAATGCTAGGCCTTGATTACGAATCCAAACGAGGACATATCGGACTTGATTACTTTGGTCGTACTGTTTACATCAAGATCCTACCCGTGGGTATTCATATGGGCCGACTTGAGTCCGTCATGAATCTAACGTCGACGTCTATCAGAGTTAGAGAATTACAGGAGCAGTTTAAAGGCAAGAAGATGATAATTGGAGTTGATGATATGGATATTTTCAAAGGCATCAGTCTGAAATTACTAGCCTTTGAACAACTGTTGTACGTTCATCAAGAATTGCAAGGGAAACTGGTTCTAGTTCAGATAGTTAATCCTGCTAGGAGTTCGGGTAAGGACGTTCAGGACACCATGAAGGAAACTTATACAACCGCTAAGAGAATCAACGACAAGTTTAGCTCTTCCGATTATGTTCCTGTGATTCTCATTGATCGTCCGGTTGCTCGTTACGAGAAGACCGCCTATTATGCGGTTGCAGAATGTTGTATTGTGAATGCAGTTAGGGATGGGATGAACTTGGTTCCTTACAAGTACATAGTCTGCAGGCAGGGTATGATGGACGACAAGCGGAGGACGAGTATGATTGTTGTTTCGGAGTTTGTGGGCTGTTCGCCTTCTTTAAGTGGGGCGATTAGGGTTAATCCGTGGGATATTGATTCTGTGGCAGAGGCTTTGTATTTGGCGATCACTACGCCGGATTCGGAGAAGCAGTTGCGGCATGAGAAACATTATCAGTATGTTAGTTCCCATGATGTGGCTTATTGGGCACGCAGTTTTGTGGTTGATTTGGAAAGGTCTTGTAAAAACCATTATGCTAAGAGGTATTGGGGAATtgggttgggtttgggttttAGGTTAGTTGCGCTTTCGCCTAATTTTCGGAAATTGGCTATCGATCATATCGTGTCGGCGTATAAGAGGACTAGTAAAAGGGCAATATTTTTGGACTATGACGGTACTCTAATTCCACAGAATTCTATTAATATGCGGCCCAGTGCAGAGATTATAGATGCTTTGAATACCCTTTgcaatgataaaaaaaatactgtGTTTATTGTTAGCGGGAGGGGGAAAAGTTCTCTTAGCGAGTGGCTGGATCCGTGTGAAAGACTTGGAATAGCAGCTGAGCATGGGTATTTTGTAAG GTGGAGTAGGAACTCTGAATGGGAATGCAGTATGTCGTCTGTGGACCTTGAATGGAAGGAAATTGTGGAACCTGTGATGAAATCATATACAGAGGCGACTGATGGTTCTAGCATAGAAGCCAAAGAGACTGCATTGGTATGGCATCATCAAGAAGCTGACCCTGATTTTGGTTCCTGCCAAGCTAAAGAACTTGTGGACCATTTAGACAATGTACTTGCAAATGAACCTGCGGTTGTTTACAAGGGTCAGAATATCGTCGAGGTCAAGCCCCAA GGAATAAGCAAGGGGTTGGTTGCGGAGAAGGTTCTTTCGACAATTTCAAATGATGGGACCCCGCCAGGTTTTGTGATGTGCATTGGAGATGATAAGTCTGACGAGGACATGTTCCAGGGTATATTGGGCAATGTTTCAGAGGCCTCTCTCTCAACTACACCCCAAGAGATCTTTGCATGTACGGTGGGAAGAAAGCCAAGCAAGGCCAAGTATTATCTCGATGATGTTGCTGATGTGGTTCGATTGCTTAAAGGGCTTGCCAATGTTTCAGGACCAAAACCTGTCCAACTTGCAGAATTCAAGGTTTTGTTTGACAGTGCATGTTGA
- the LOC124927724 gene encoding serine/arginine-rich splicing factor RSZ21-like isoform X1, which produces MSRVYVGNLDPRVTERELEDEFRTYGVLRSVWVARKPPGYAFIEFEDRRDALDATRALNGKNEWRVELSHNSRGGGERGGERGRGGGGFRGGRGGGGDALKCYECGESGHFARECRLRIGSRGAGSGRRRSPSPRRRRSPPSYENSPRGRKSPERRSLSPHRGRKSPERRSASPHRVRKSPERRIVSPHRIRKSPERRIVSPHRIRKSPERRSVSPHRARSRSRSPPHRRTRRESPDANGRSSPYRRPRRVSPFANGCLIMRKTSCMST; this is translated from the exons ATGTCTCGAGTTTACGTTGGGAATCTGGATCCGCGTGTCACTGAAAGAGAACTGGAAGATGAATTCCGTACCTACGGAGTTCTTAGGAg TGTATGGGTTGCAAGGAAGCCACCTGGTTATGCTTTTATTGAGTTTGAGGATCGTAGGGATGCACTTGATGCAACACGTGCTTTAAACG GGAAGAATGAATGGCGTGTGGAGCTCTCTCACAATTCTAGGGGAGGAGGGGAAAGAGGAGGGGAAAGAGGAAGAGGAGGGGGAGGATTCCGAGGAGGgcgtggtggtggtggtgatgcCTTGAAGTGTTATGAGTGTGGTGAATCTGGGCATTTTGCACGCGAGTGTAGGCTGCGTATTGGTTCTCGAGGTGCTGGTAGTGGGCGCCGTCGAAGTCCCAGTCCTAGACGCAGAAGGAGTCCACCAAGTTATGAGAATAG TCCTCGTGGAAGGAAATCTCCGGAGCGACGCAGCCTATCTCCTCATCGTGGAAGGAAATCTCCTGAGCGCCGAAGTGCATCACCTCATCGTGTAAGGAAATCTCCTGAGCGCCGCATTGTATCACCTCATCGTATAAGGAAATCTCCCGAGCGCCGCATTGTATCACCTCATCGTATAAGGAAATCTCCTGAGCGCCGCAGTGTATCACCTCATCGTGCAAGGAGTCGCTCTAGATCACCTCCACATCGTCGTACTCGTCGCGAGTCACCCGACGCTAATGG TAGGTCATCTCCATATCGTCGCCCACGCCGAGTTTCACCATTTGCTAATGG CTGTTTAATCATGAGAAAAACCTCCTGCATGAGCACTTGA
- the LOC124927724 gene encoding serine/arginine-rich splicing factor RSZ21-like isoform X2: MSRVYVGNLDPRVTERELEDEFRTYGVLRSVWVARKPPGYAFIEFEDRRDALDATRALNGKNEWRVELSHNSRGGGERGGERGRGGGGFRGGRGGGGDALKCYECGESGHFARECRLRIGSRGAGSGRRRSPSPRRRRSPPSYENSPRGRKSPERRSLSPHRGRKSPERRSASPHRVRKSPERRIVSPHRIRKSPERRIVSPHRIRKSPERRSVSPHRARSRSRSPPHRRTRRESPDANGRSSPYRRPRRVSPFANGD, from the exons ATGTCTCGAGTTTACGTTGGGAATCTGGATCCGCGTGTCACTGAAAGAGAACTGGAAGATGAATTCCGTACCTACGGAGTTCTTAGGAg TGTATGGGTTGCAAGGAAGCCACCTGGTTATGCTTTTATTGAGTTTGAGGATCGTAGGGATGCACTTGATGCAACACGTGCTTTAAACG GGAAGAATGAATGGCGTGTGGAGCTCTCTCACAATTCTAGGGGAGGAGGGGAAAGAGGAGGGGAAAGAGGAAGAGGAGGGGGAGGATTCCGAGGAGGgcgtggtggtggtggtgatgcCTTGAAGTGTTATGAGTGTGGTGAATCTGGGCATTTTGCACGCGAGTGTAGGCTGCGTATTGGTTCTCGAGGTGCTGGTAGTGGGCGCCGTCGAAGTCCCAGTCCTAGACGCAGAAGGAGTCCACCAAGTTATGAGAATAG TCCTCGTGGAAGGAAATCTCCGGAGCGACGCAGCCTATCTCCTCATCGTGGAAGGAAATCTCCTGAGCGCCGAAGTGCATCACCTCATCGTGTAAGGAAATCTCCTGAGCGCCGCATTGTATCACCTCATCGTATAAGGAAATCTCCCGAGCGCCGCATTGTATCACCTCATCGTATAAGGAAATCTCCTGAGCGCCGCAGTGTATCACCTCATCGTGCAAGGAGTCGCTCTAGATCACCTCCACATCGTCGTACTCGTCGCGAGTCACCCGACGCTAATGG TAGGTCATCTCCATATCGTCGCCCACGCCGAGTTTCACCATTTGCTAATGG AGATTGA
- the LOC124927497 gene encoding U-box domain-containing protein 19-like, translated as MISESESTDIPTETRRVLTHPAVHPSKNVSPAALLGSLLSISHNIIGYRSKSSVFFFYSNHRVVSESIRLVRLLSDFFSEIKSHHVTSTVLLCLSDLYIIFQRIEFLLQDCCRDDCRLWMLMKCDCVADQFRSLMRTLSTTVDVIPMHLLHVPSEVQETTQLVIKQARTSPYDVTSGDRHSSNKIMSILDQFEEGIAPESSELRSILSHLGIQSWGQCNQEINFLESELELESSNYVSPKNKTDLPLLVCLLGFMSYCRSVLFVDVIDYAHNNNNNNKKKNKAAFQSYDAAAIRHLNPDDLRCPISLEIMADPVTLCTGHTYDRSSISKWLSNNVKPTCPKTAQLLTRKTLLPNLNLKRLIQQQQQKQQQQNCHDKGNIIINEAETMMPPCKDREKRKSSVLVGAESVKMLGRFLAGVLAADKEEEKDTVLKMNKAAYEILLLTRTSNLNRSCLAEAGVIPFLLKHIKNSAAEDAVSQENAMEALFNLSEHPTSKPIIIENGGLSTVVKILREGAKVEARQHAAGTLYCLASVQEYLPLIGEAPGCIPGLMCLIWQGSYRSKKKSLMTITALLRNRSNHKRIVSSAHLVPLVGRLLEVKDEKEDIVIECLSILDLLTERPAGIMAVLKARVLSRVVEILCWSDSETVLDHCVSILLAMCVSVGEELVPALVEKRSPMDPLLSLLKRRPSWSPPGRKVSTLIRIIRNFQETSLPTGGYIEQRYRHARARPTPFLH; from the coding sequence atgatttcaGAATCAGAATCCACCGATATTCCAACAGAAACTCGCCGGGTTCTGACCCATCCGGCCGTTCATCCATCCAAAAATGTTTCCCCGGCGGCTCTTCTCGGCTCCCTTCTTAGCATTTCGCATAACATAATCGGGTACAGGTCCAAATCCTccgtcttcttcttctactcCAATCATCGTGTTGTCTCTGAATCGATTCGCCTCGTCAGACTACTCTCTGATTTCTTTTCTGAAATCAAGAGCCACCATGTTACCTCCACTGTCCTCCTATGCTTGTCCGACCTCTATATCATCTTCCAGAGAATCGAGTTCCTTCTGCAAGACTGTTGTCGCGATGATTGCCGGCTATGGATGCTCATGAAATGCGATTGCGTCGCTGATCAGTTCCGCTCCCTTATGAGGACACTTTCCACCACAGTTGATGTCATCCCCATGCATTTGCTACATGTCCCTAGTGAAGTCCAAGAAACGACTCAGCTTGTAATAAAACAAGCTCGGACTTCACCATATGATGTTACCTCAGGTGATCGACATTCTTCCAATAAAATTATGTCAATTCTAGATCAATTCGAGGAAGGGATCGCTCCAGAGTCTAGCGAGTTGAGGAGCATACTCAGTCATTTGGGGATTCAAAGCTGGGGTCAATGCAATCAAGAGATTAACTTCCTAGAATCGGAATTAGAGCTTGAATCCTCTAATTACGTTAGTCCTAAGAACAAGACAGACCTGCCACTCTTGGTCTGCTTACTTGGGTTTATGAGCTACTGTCGTTCCGTTCTTTTCGTTGATGTTATCGATTAtgcacataataataataataataataagaagaagaacaagGCCGCATTTCAAAGCTACGACGCCGCCGCGATTAGACACCTAAATCCAGACGATTTAAGGTGTCCCATTTCCCTGGAGATCATGGCTGATCCAGTCACACTGTGTACGGGACACACGTACGACCGATCCTCCATTTCGAAATGGCTAAGCAATAATGTAAAGCCAACTTGTCCCAAAACCGCTCAGCTGCTCACTAGAAAAACCTTGCTTCCCAACCTGAATCTGAAGCGGTTAattcagcagcagcagcagaagcagcagcagcaaaaTTGCCACGACAAAggcaatattattattaatgaagcTGAAACGATGATGCCGCCCTGTAAGGACCGGGAGAAACGGAAAAGCTCAGTTCTTGTAGGCGCTGAATCTGTGAAAATGCTTGGCAGGTTTCTGGCTGGAGTCCTGGCTGCTGataaggaggaggagaaggatACAGTACTAAAGATGAACAAGGCTGCGTACGAGATTCTCCTTCTCACCAGAACAAGCAATTTGAACAGGTCTTGTTTGGCTGAAGCAGGTGTAATCCCCTTCTTActgaaacatattaaaaattcagCAGCAGAGGATGCAGTTTCTCAAGAGAACGCGATGGAAGCCCTGTTTAACCTGTCCGAGCATCCAACGAGCAAGCCTATCATTATTGAGAATGGAGGTCTATCTACAGTGGTTAAAATTCTGAGGGAAGGAGCTAAAGTAGAAGCTCGTCAGCACGCAGCGGGCACACTGTATTGCCTTGCATCCGTGCAGGAGTACCTTCCATTGATCGGGGAAGCCCCCGGGTGCATTCCAGGTCTTATGTGTTTAATCTGGCAAGGAAGCTACAGGAGCAAGAAGAAGAGTTTGATGACGATTACGGCGCTGCTGAGGAACAGAAGCAACCACAAGAGGATAGTGTCGTCAGCTCATTTGGTGCCTTTGGTGGGTAGGCTGCTGGAAGTGAAGGATGAGAAGGAAGATATTGTGATAGAGTGTCTGTCAATTTTAGATCTTCTTACGGAGAGGCCTGCGGGTATAATGGCTGTTCTGAAGGCCCGTGTGTTGAGTCGGGTGGTGGAGATTTTATGTTGGTCTGATTCGGAGACAGTATTGGATCATTGCGTGTCGATATTGCTAGCTATGTGCGTGAGTGTGGGTGAAGAATTGGTTCCTGCTTTAGTGGAGAAGCGTTCTCCAATGGATCCTTTGTTATCTCTTCTTAAGAGAAGGCCGTCGTGGTCTCCTCCCGGCAGGAAGGTGTCTACTCTTATTAGGATCATTCGTAACTTCCAAGAAACTAGTTTGCCCACCGGTGGTTACATTGAACAAAGATATCGTCATGCAAGAGCAAGACCAACACCTTTtctacattaa